In uncultured Methanobrevibacter sp., one DNA window encodes the following:
- a CDS encoding AarF/ABC1/UbiB kinase family protein, with product MDKETKERLREIRAALKKYGFDKILGQSAKNKIKPIKNDEPEDNLLLEDDVPVKLRLMLQELGTTFIKLGQLLSTRPDVVGDDIANELANLQDDNPAISYEEVKSIVERELNGNIDELFESFSHEELATASIGQVHEAKLITGERVAIKVQKEGITDKIDLDLKIMKFIANRADKWNSDLKKLNLPGIMDEFDRTIHKEIDYNNEFMNMQRIELNFTDNPNIHIPESYPKYCSSKVLTMEFIDGTKLSDVYESDSEEFDKKLLAKNLLDSYLQQLFIDGFFHGDPHPGNIMILENNVICYLDLGMMGIFDEDFKRNLSEVMILFVDQDIDGLINQLMYMDILDYDVDTRVLKRDLTDLFGRYFGVELNRFNGVLEELLSLMQDYGVILPNEVVTMARGLSMIEAAAQNLDPEIDVFALIKPVAKQIARERLNPKKYLKSKKNNLILYEHMIRGLPKLLTRTIHKIEENELQFRLEVDITDKVSIIALVSALIIGSSVVSFGPMVYDMPLISLIGYLIAIILSIIGIKKFVLK from the coding sequence ATGGATAAGGAAACAAAAGAGCGTTTGCGTGAAATTAGGGCAGCTTTAAAAAAATATGGCTTTGATAAAATTCTAGGCCAATCTGCAAAAAATAAAATTAAACCAATCAAAAATGACGAACCAGAGGATAATCTATTATTGGAAGATGATGTTCCTGTAAAATTAAGGTTGATGCTTCAGGAACTGGGAACCACATTTATCAAATTAGGCCAACTTTTAAGTACAAGGCCGGATGTGGTTGGAGATGATATTGCAAATGAACTTGCAAACTTGCAGGATGACAATCCGGCAATAAGCTATGAGGAAGTTAAGTCAATAGTTGAAAGAGAACTTAACGGTAATATTGATGAATTGTTTGAAAGCTTTTCTCATGAGGAATTGGCGACTGCATCAATCGGTCAGGTTCATGAAGCAAAATTAATCACCGGTGAAAGGGTTGCAATTAAAGTCCAAAAAGAAGGAATTACCGATAAAATCGACCTTGATTTAAAAATTATGAAATTCATTGCCAACCGTGCAGACAAATGGAATTCAGATCTTAAAAAGTTAAACCTGCCTGGAATCATGGATGAATTTGACCGTACAATTCACAAGGAAATAGATTATAACAATGAATTCATGAATATGCAACGCATTGAATTAAATTTTACAGATAATCCCAATATTCACATTCCCGAATCTTATCCAAAATATTGTTCATCAAAAGTTTTGACAATGGAATTCATTGATGGAACTAAATTATCTGATGTTTATGAAAGCGATAGCGAAGAATTTGATAAGAAACTTTTAGCAAAAAATCTTCTTGATTCATATCTTCAGCAATTATTTATTGACGGATTTTTCCATGGAGACCCTCACCCGGGTAATATCATGATTTTAGAGAATAATGTAATATGTTATCTTGATTTGGGAATGATGGGTATCTTTGATGAAGATTTTAAAAGAAACCTTTCTGAAGTTATGATTTTATTTGTTGACCAGGACATTGATGGTTTGATAAATCAATTGATGTACATGGACATATTGGATTATGATGTTGACACAAGAGTTCTTAAAAGGGACTTGACTGACTTGTTTGGGAGATATTTCGGTGTTGAACTCAATAGGTTCAATGGAGTTTTAGAAGAATTGCTTAGCCTTATGCAGGATTATGGTGTGATTCTTCCTAATGAAGTGGTTACCATGGCAAGAGGCCTATCAATGATTGAAGCTGCTGCACAAAACTTGGATCCTGAAATCGATGTTTTCGCATTAATCAAACCGGTTGCAAAACAAATAGCAAGAGAAAGGCTTAACCCTAAAAAATATCTTAAAAGCAAAAAAAACAATCTAATCTTATATGAACACATGATTAGAGGTTTGCCAAAGCTTCTTACAAGAACCATTCACAAAATCGAAGAAAACGAATTGCAGTTCAGGTTAGAAGTTGACATTACCGATAAGGTTTCAATAATTGCATTGGTATCAGCACTTATAATTGGTTCTTCAGTTGTTTCATTTGGACCGATGGTATACGATATGCCTTTGATTTCTTTAATTGGATATTTGATAGCAATAATCTTAAGCATTATTGGAATTAAGAAATTTGTTTTAAAATAG